One Helianthus annuus cultivar XRQ/B chromosome 7, HanXRQr2.0-SUNRISE, whole genome shotgun sequence genomic region harbors:
- the LOC118480273 gene encoding uncharacterized protein LOC118480273: MRTWMELEIRLAKNKTIDKQNQNQINKEKEHWRNVLKRIIALVKSLGTHNLAFRGTNEQLYKENNGLFLAGIEMIAEFDPIMQEHVRRIQNKEIHNHYLGPRMQNELIQLLSNEELNRIGLNVDDIRGQGYNNGSNMKGKYKGVQKRLLEVNPRAFYAPCGCHSLNLVICKNLQSKDMCIDVAIKQLDGLIIYFKKFRDEGFENAMIEAKELALKMGIESSFREKRVIPRNRRFDENVDNETLKTPIDCFRTDYFLYIVDQASVSLESRFAQFKEFDQIFDLFEELKMLREIIHVESDTLTNILTYIKNFNSFPNAYIAYRIVLTIPVTVATAERSFSKLKLIKNYLRSTMS, encoded by the exons ATGAGAACATGGATGGAACTAGAGATAAGATTGGCGAAAAATAAGACAATCGAtaaacaaaatcaaaatcaaataaataaagaaaaagaacATTGGAGAAATGTGCTAAAAAGAATTATTGCCCTTGTAAAGAGTCTTGGGACACATAATTTAGCATTCCGTGGGACAAATGAACAATTGTATAAAGAAAACAATGGTTTATTTTTAGCCGGTATTGAGATGATTGCAGAATTTGACCCGATAATGCAAGAACATGTTAGACGCATACAAAATAAAGAAATTCATAATCATTATCTTGGACCCAGAATGCAAAATGAACTAATACAGTTATTATCAAATGAG GAACTTAATAGAATAGGACTTAATGTGGATGACATTAGAGGTCAAGGTTATAATAATGGTTCAAATATGAAAGGAAAATATAAGGGAGTACAAAAACGATTGTTAGAAGTTAATCCTAGAGCCTTTTATGCTCCATGTGGTTGTCATAGTTTAAATTTAGTTATTT GTAAAAACTTACAATCAAAAGATATGTGTATTGATGTTGCTATAAAACAACTAGATGgacttattatttattttaaaaagttTAGGGATGAAGGATTTGAAAATGCTATGATTGAGGCTAAAGAACTTGCTTTAAAGATGGGCATTGAATCTAGTTTTCGTGAAAAACGTGTTATTCCTCGAAATAGAAGATTTGATGAAAATGTTGATAATGAGACTTTGAAAACTCCTATTGATTGTTTTAGAACGGATTACTTTTTATACATAGTAGATCAAGCTAGTGTTTCACTCGAAAGTAGATTTGCTCAGTTTAAAGAGTTCGACCaaatttttg ATTTATTTGAAGAACTAAAAATGCTAAGAGAAATTATACATGTAGAATCTGACACCCTTACTAATATATTAACTTATATTAAAAACTTTAATTCTTTTCCAAATGCATATATCGCCTATAGAATTGTGTTAACCATTCCTGTAACCGTTGCTACCGCAGAACGTAGCTTTTCcaaattaaaactaataaaaaattaCTTAAGATCTACAATGTCATAA